A single Lolium perenne isolate Kyuss_39 chromosome 6, Kyuss_2.0, whole genome shotgun sequence DNA region contains:
- the LOC127306264 gene encoding protein NRT1/ PTR FAMILY 2.3: MEAQELQEKSSFDHESLKEPRDPKNSKGGWITFPFLAVAILGLGLAAGGAMSNMVVYLVTEYNVPSVDAAQISTIISGSISLAPVLGAVVADAFFGSYPIVAVAMVMSVLSLVMFTLTASLRVLRPAACQAGAGPCEQASAGQMAALYAGVFLLCLSSAGARFNQATMGANQFDAAADRDVFFNWYFIFLYASSVLGATLIVYIQDTVSWALGFGISCAASVVGLAALLLGARYYRQPPAQGSPFTGIARVVVAAVRKRKVSMEASEELKYYNGPSRCDTDSKTAGHGVQAPGDSFSFLNRAALIADGDLDAADCSVVRPWRICTVEQVEDFKTVVRILPLWSAAIVLSISIGVQINFTVLQALVMDRAVGRFNVPAGSMIVASLLSVVIFLGLLDRILLPLWKRLTGHTPTPLQLVGVGHALTVLSMAASAIVERRRTATVRAHGEEGNPMWVSPLSAMWLILPFAVSGAGEALHFPAQVTLYYQEFPPSLKNTATGMMAMIVALGFYLSTALVNIVQRSTTWLPDNMNASKLENLYWLLTLLVAVNFGYYLTCAKLYRYQNIGK; this comes from the exons ATGGAGGCACAAGAGTTGCAGGAGAAGTCCAGCTTTGATCACGAGTCCCTCAAGGAACCGAGAGATCCCAAGAACAGCAAGGGGGGATGGATCACATTCCCTTTCCTCGCAG TGGCAATCCTGGGTCTCGGGTTGGCGGCTGGAGGTGCCATGTCCAACATGGTGGTCTACCTGGTAACGGAGTACAACGTGCCCAGCGTCGACGCCGCGCAGATCTCCACCATCATCTCCGGCTCCATCAGCCTTGCCCCGGTGCTCGGCGCCGTCGTTGCCGACGCTTTCTTCGGATCTTACCCcatcgtcgccgtcgccatgGTCATGTCCGTCCTG TCCTTGGTGATGTTCACGCTCACGGCGAGCCTTCGGGTCCTGCGTCCCGCGGCGTGCCAGGCCGGCGCCGGCCCGTGCGAGCAGGCCTCGGCCGGGCAGATGGCGGCTCTGTACGCCGGCGTGTTCCTGCTCTGCCTCAGCTCGGCGGGGGCGCGCTTCAACCAGGCCACCATGGGCGCCAACCAGTTCGACGCCGCCGCCGACCGGGACGTCTTCTTCAACTGGTACTTCATCTTCCTCTACGCCTCCTCCGTGCTCGGCGCCACACTGATCGTCTACATCCAGGACACTGTGTCCTGGGCTCTCGGCTTCGGCATCTCATGCGCCGCGAGCGTCGTCGGTCTTGCGGCCCTGCTCCTTGGCGCGAGGTACTACCGGCAGCCCCCCGCTCAGGGCAGCCCGTTCACGGGGATCGCTAGGGTGGTCGTCGCCGCCGTGCGAAAGAGAAAGGTCAGCATGGAGGCGTCAGAGGAGTTAAAATATTACAACGGGCCAAGTCGGTGTGACACGGACAGCAAGACCGCGGGCCACGGCGTCCAAGCTCCCGGCGACAGCTTTAG CTTCCTGAACCGTGCTGCCTTGATCGCCGATGGCGACCTGGACGCAGCAGACTGTTCAGTGGTGCGGCCGTGGCGCATCTGCACAGTGGAGCAGGTGGAGGACTTCAAGACGGTGGTGCGCATCCTGCCGCTGTGGAGCGCAGCCATCGTCCTCAGTATCTCCATCGGCGTGCAAATTAACTTCACGGTTCTCCAGGCGCTCGTCATGGACCGTGCCGTGGGCCGCTTCAACGTGCCGGCGGGCTCCATGATCGTTGCCAGCCTACTCTCCGTCGTCATCTTCCTCGGCCTCCTCGACCGCATCCTCCTCCCGCTCTGGAAGCGGCTCACTGGGCACACACCAACACCGCTGCAGTTAGTCGGCGTGGGCCACGCGCTCACCGTGCTGAGCATGGCCGCGTCCGCCATCGTCGAGCGCCGCCGCACCGCCACCGTGCGCGCGCACGGAGAGGAGGGCAACCCGATGTGGGTGTCGCCGTTGTCTGCGATGTGGCTGATCCTGCCGTTCGCCGTGTCCGGGGCGGGCGAGGCACTGCACTTCCCGGCTCAGGTGACGCTCTACTACCAGGAGTTCCCTCCGTCCCTCAAGAACACCGCCACGGGCATGATGGCCATGATCGTCGCGCTCGGCTTCTACCTCAGCACCGCCCTCGTCAATATTGTTCAGCGCTCCACGACTTGGCTGCCAGATAACATGAACGCCTCCAAGTTGGAAAACCTCTACTGGCTGCTCACCTTGCTGGTCGCCGTCAACTTCGGGTACTACCTTACATGCGCCAAGCTGTACAGGTATCAGAACATCGGGAAATAG